In Paraburkholderia acidisoli, one DNA window encodes the following:
- a CDS encoding ABC transporter ATP-binding protein, which yields MIVFRGVSKQYGSAVALHATDFSIRKGEFLSLLGPSGSGKSTILNIIAGAVAPTEGIIVLDGKDVSTVPPRERGLGMVFQNYALLPHLNVFDNVAFPLRIRGVAKSEIQQRVRNALERVGLTGYEHRKPREMSGGQQQRVGIARCIVYSPSVILMDEPLGALDKKLRDQLQGEIKRLHRDLGTTLVYVTHDQEEALNLSDRVCLMNGGRIAQLGTPDELYFEPVNEFVADFVGESNLIEGVVQDEGVVRVSANRVLKVRSTQGHAIGAKVKVLVRPEKIDIVEQMRAEDDNTCTGTIAQVSFVGGMTRFELTLADGATLLVKGISARAAERANVGQQLAVRWAARDAVVLRK from the coding sequence ATGATCGTCTTTCGCGGCGTGAGCAAGCAGTACGGCAGCGCGGTCGCGCTGCACGCCACCGACTTTTCGATCCGCAAAGGCGAATTCCTGAGCTTGCTCGGGCCGAGCGGTTCGGGCAAGAGCACGATCCTCAACATCATCGCGGGTGCCGTGGCGCCCACCGAAGGCATCATCGTGCTCGACGGCAAGGACGTGTCCACCGTGCCGCCGCGCGAACGCGGTCTCGGCATGGTGTTCCAGAACTACGCGCTGCTGCCGCATCTGAACGTATTCGACAACGTGGCGTTTCCGCTGCGCATTCGCGGCGTGGCGAAGTCGGAGATTCAGCAACGCGTGCGCAATGCGCTGGAGCGCGTCGGTCTCACCGGCTACGAGCATCGCAAGCCGCGCGAGATGTCGGGCGGCCAGCAGCAACGCGTGGGGATCGCGCGCTGCATCGTGTATTCGCCTTCGGTGATCCTGATGGACGAACCGCTCGGCGCGCTCGACAAGAAGTTGCGCGACCAGTTGCAGGGCGAGATCAAGCGTCTGCATCGCGATCTCGGCACCACGCTCGTGTACGTCACGCACGATCAGGAGGAGGCGCTCAATCTCTCCGACCGCGTGTGCCTGATGAACGGCGGCCGCATCGCGCAACTGGGCACGCCGGACGAACTGTACTTCGAGCCCGTCAACGAGTTCGTCGCGGACTTCGTGGGCGAATCGAACCTGATCGAGGGCGTGGTGCAGGACGAAGGCGTGGTGCGCGTTTCCGCGAATCGCGTGCTCAAGGTGCGCAGCACGCAAGGGCACGCGATCGGCGCGAAGGTGAAGGTGCTGGTGCGCCCCGAGAAAATCGACATCGTCGAGCAGATGCGTGCGGAAGACGACAACACCTGCACCGGCACGATCGCGCAGGTCTCGTTCGTGGGCGGCATGACGCGCTTCGAATTGACGCTCGCCGACGGCGCCACGCTGCTCGTGAAGGGCATTTCGGCGCGTGCCGCGGAGCGCGCGAACGTGGGGCAGCAACTGGCCGTGCGCTGGGCCGCGCGCGACGCCGTGGTGTTGAGGAAGTGA
- a CDS encoding ABC transporter permease: MSTSMQASLPAVRRGVVVDGLARRYARLRNVIAILVYVFILVPTLIVIPISFGGDGELTFPPRVWSTSLYVHLFTSDSWVGPILQSLKVASLTMLVSVLLGVPAAYGLVRHEFPGKRFVLLLLMSPILVPVIVMSLGLYLYLSRLHLVGSTLGLVMSHVAYVTPFMMMTVMAGVKKLDPALEFATTIMGAKRSTVFFKVVLPQLRPSILAGALFAFLVSFDEVVIAWFLTSPATTTLPVRMYSSIQWDISPVIAAVSALLTLLSLIFCCVSVWLQPAAPESSH, encoded by the coding sequence ATGAGCACGTCGATGCAAGCAAGTCTGCCGGCGGTCCGGCGCGGTGTGGTGGTCGACGGTCTCGCGCGCCGCTATGCGCGCCTGCGCAATGTGATCGCCATTCTGGTGTACGTGTTCATTCTGGTGCCCACACTCATCGTCATTCCGATCTCGTTCGGCGGCGACGGCGAGCTGACGTTCCCGCCGCGCGTGTGGTCCACCTCGCTCTACGTGCATCTGTTCACCTCGGACAGTTGGGTCGGCCCGATCCTGCAAAGCCTGAAGGTGGCGAGTCTAACCATGCTGGTTTCCGTGCTGCTGGGCGTGCCGGCCGCCTACGGTCTCGTGCGTCACGAGTTTCCCGGCAAGCGCTTTGTGCTGCTGTTGCTCATGAGCCCGATCCTCGTGCCCGTGATCGTAATGTCGCTCGGTCTGTATCTGTATCTGTCGCGCTTGCATCTGGTCGGCTCGACGCTCGGTCTCGTCATGAGCCACGTGGCCTACGTCACGCCCTTCATGATGATGACGGTGATGGCCGGCGTGAAGAAACTCGATCCCGCGCTCGAGTTCGCCACCACCATCATGGGCGCGAAACGCAGCACGGTGTTCTTCAAGGTGGTGCTGCCGCAGCTTCGTCCGTCGATTCTCGCGGGCGCGCTGTTCGCGTTCCTGGTGTCGTTCGACGAGGTCGTGATCGCATGGTTTCTCACGAGCCCGGCCACGACCACGCTGCCGGTGCGGATGTACAGCAGCATCCAGTGGGATATTTCACCCGTGATCGCGGCGGTTTCCGCGCTGCTCACGTTGCTTTCGCTGATTTTCTGTTGCGTGTCGGTTTGGCTTCAGCCGGCTGCGCCCGAGTCGTCGCATTGA